One genomic segment of Helicobacter pylori NQ4053 includes these proteins:
- a CDS encoding bifunctional diaminohydroxyphosphoribosylaminopyrimidine deaminase/5-amino-6-(5-phosphoribosylamino)uracil reductase: MRLYESLLEMCLNKAWEYQTLALENPSVACMVLDKNHEILSLETHKKAKTPHAEVLAAKSALKILRPSLKNDLEKLEDPKTLSDFLKTRHDNAFTDCVFLITLEPCNSYGKTPACSGLLEILKPKRVVIATEENEAKKGGLARLQKARIETIICRNLENKAKDLLLPFRVMEQKGRFNLFKLALRMNGDYYHGKITGQKSVIFTHNQRAICNTLIISGKTIRTDNPLLDSRFCDSFYHNKNPNIAILSKHSISPHSKVFFAPNRLVNIFNNPKDLPLEKGFNFIEGGWGLFESLRDKIDALLLHSHASMINEAFSAFALKTPFKGRLLHAQILENEALLWIENS, translated from the coding sequence ATGAGACTTTATGAAAGTTTATTAGAAATGTGCTTGAATAAGGCATGGGAGTATCAAACCCTAGCCTTAGAAAATCCGAGCGTGGCTTGCATGGTGCTAGATAAAAACCATGAGATCTTGAGTTTAGAAACCCACAAAAAAGCCAAAACCCCGCATGCAGAAGTCTTAGCCGCTAAATCAGCGTTAAAGATTTTACGCCCCAGTTTGAAAAACGATTTAGAAAAATTAGAAGACCCTAAAACTTTAAGCGATTTTTTAAAAACGCGCCACGATAACGCTTTTACAGACTGCGTTTTTTTAATCACCCTAGAGCCATGCAATTCTTATGGCAAAACCCCAGCGTGTAGCGGATTGTTAGAAATTTTAAAACCTAAAAGAGTGGTCATTGCCACAGAAGAAAACGAAGCTAAAAAAGGGGGCTTAGCAAGGCTACAAAAGGCTCGTATTGAAACAATAATTTGTCGCAATTTAGAAAACAAGGCTAAGGACTTGCTCTTGCCTTTTAGGGTAATGGAACAAAAGGGGCGTTTTAATTTGTTCAAACTCGCTTTAAGAATGAATGGGGATTATTACCATGGCAAGATCACCGGGCAAAAAAGCGTTATTTTTACGCACAACCAGCGAGCAATATGCAACACTCTCATCATTTCTGGGAAAACCATAAGAACGGACAACCCCTTATTAGACTCTCGCTTTTGCGATAGCTTTTATCACAATAAAAACCCTAATATCGCTATTTTATCCAAGCACTCAATTAGCCCCCATTCAAAAGTTTTTTTTGCACCCAATCGTTTGGTTAATATTTTCAACAACCCTAAAGATTTACCCCTAGAGAAAGGGTTTAATTTCATTGAAGGGGGGTGGGGATTGTTTGAGAGCTTGAGGGACAAAATTGATGCGTTGCTTTTGCATTCGCATGCGTCTATGATTAACGAAGCGTTTAGTGCATTCGCTTTAAAAACCCCTTTTAAAGGGCGGTTGTTGCATGCACAAATCTTAGAAAATGAAGCCCTTTTATGGATAGAAAACTCTTAA
- the gltS gene encoding sodium/glutamate symporter: MQEIKLDIYATLVCMVLVLLLGRYVISKVKFLRDYDIPEPVVGGVLVAFFIMLVRQFYNFGLQFDSSLKDPLMLTFFITIGLSADFKSLQKGGKMLAVFLLAVAGFVVCQNAVGISIASLLGVNPLMGLLGGSIALVGGHGTSAAWANFFTQPPYNFSSSLEVGMACATFGLVSGGIIGGPVAKYLISKYKLEPKDTKEKDTLEGVVSKGFETPKEQRLITASSFVETLALIAIALLVGTFLSHLMPKSFTLPTFVWCLFVGVILRNALSFFKIHSVFDREVSVIGNVSLSLFLAYALMSVNLLELLKLAVPLAVILSVQVVFMILYVVLVTFRVCGKDYDAAVLCAGHCGFGLGATPTAMVNMQTITNHYGPSHVAFIVVPLVGAFFVDIINALAIKGFLLLPFFPS; the protein is encoded by the coding sequence TTGCAAGAAATTAAGTTGGATATTTATGCCACTTTGGTGTGCATGGTTTTAGTGCTGCTTTTGGGGCGTTATGTGATTTCTAAAGTCAAGTTTTTACGCGATTATGATATTCCAGAGCCTGTTGTGGGCGGGGTCTTAGTCGCTTTTTTTATCATGTTAGTGCGTCAGTTTTACAATTTTGGCTTGCAGTTTGATTCTTCTTTAAAAGATCCTTTAATGCTGACTTTTTTTATCACCATTGGTTTGAGCGCGGATTTCAAATCTTTACAAAAAGGTGGGAAAATGCTTGCGGTCTTTTTGCTGGCTGTGGCGGGGTTTGTGGTGTGTCAAAATGCAGTGGGGATTTCTATCGCTAGCCTTTTAGGGGTCAATCCTTTAATGGGGCTTTTAGGGGGATCTATCGCTTTAGTGGGAGGGCATGGCACTAGCGCGGCATGGGCTAATTTTTTCACCCAACCACCTTATAATTTTAGCTCTAGCTTAGAAGTGGGCATGGCATGCGCGACTTTTGGCTTGGTGAGTGGGGGGATTATTGGAGGGCCTGTCGCTAAATATTTGATTTCTAAATACAAACTAGAGCCTAAAGACACTAAAGAAAAAGACACTTTAGAGGGCGTAGTGTCTAAAGGCTTTGAAACCCCTAAAGAGCAACGCCTAATCACCGCATCCAGTTTTGTAGAAACTTTAGCTTTGATTGCGATCGCTTTATTAGTGGGGACTTTTTTATCGCACTTGATGCCTAAAAGTTTCACCTTGCCGACTTTTGTGTGGTGCTTGTTTGTGGGGGTTATTTTAAGAAATGCCTTGTCGTTTTTTAAAATCCATAGCGTGTTTGACAGAGAGGTTTCAGTTATAGGGAACGTGAGCTTGAGCCTGTTTTTAGCCTACGCTTTAATGAGCGTGAATTTATTGGAATTGTTAAAACTCGCTGTGCCTTTAGCGGTTATTTTGAGCGTTCAAGTGGTATTTATGATCCTTTATGTGGTGCTTGTAACCTTTAGGGTATGCGGGAAGGATTATGATGCGGCGGTGTTGTGCGCGGGGCATTGCGGTTTTGGGCTTGGAGCGACCCCAACGGCTATGGTGAATATGCAAACCATCACCAACCACTATGGGCCATCGCATGTGGCGTTTATCGTCGTGCCTTTAGTGGGAGCGTTTTTTGTTGATATTATTAACGCTTTAGCGATTAAAGGCTTTTTGCTCTTGCCTTTTTTCCCATCATGA
- a CDS encoding saccharopine dehydrogenase family protein, whose translation MHTVLQIGAGGVGSVVAHKMGMNRDVFKNIILASRSLDKCYAIKESMLKKGLGEIGVEQVDADDTQALVALIQKHKPKVVINVALPYQDLTIMQACLETKTHYIDTANYEHPDLAKFEYKEQWAFDKAYKEAGILGILGAGFDPGVTNAYVAHAQRHHFDTIHTLDILDCNAGDHKRPFATNFNPEINLREVSSKGRYYENGKWIETKPLEIKQVWAYPQIGEMDSYLLYHEELESLVKNVKGLRRARFFMTFSQNYLTHMKCLENVGMLGIKEIEHQGVKIVPIQFLKTLLPDPASLAKDTTGKTNIGCYMTGIKNNQDKTLYIYNVCDHKKCYEEVGSQAISYTTGVPAMCAAKMICNDTWSVDHFRAGVFNVEELNTDPFMEELIKQGLPYEVIER comes from the coding sequence TTGCATACAGTATTACAAATTGGAGCTGGTGGCGTAGGCAGTGTGGTAGCGCACAAAATGGGCATGAACAGAGATGTGTTTAAAAATATCATTTTAGCGAGCAGGAGTTTAGACAAATGCTATGCGATTAAAGAAAGCATGCTCAAAAAGGGTTTGGGGGAAATTGGCGTTGAACAAGTGGATGCCGATGATACGCAAGCCTTAGTCGCTTTAATCCAAAAACACAAGCCTAAAGTCGTTATCAATGTGGCGTTACCCTATCAGGATTTAACGATCATGCAAGCATGTTTAGAGACTAAAACGCATTACATTGATACCGCCAATTACGAGCACCCGGATTTAGCGAAGTTTGAATACAAAGAGCAATGGGCGTTTGATAAGGCTTATAAAGAAGCAGGGATTTTAGGGATTTTAGGGGCTGGGTTTGATCCGGGCGTTACCAACGCTTATGTCGCTCATGCTCAAAGACACCATTTTGACACTATCCACACTTTAGATATTTTAGATTGTAACGCTGGGGATCACAAACGCCCTTTTGCCACGAATTTTAACCCTGAAATCAATTTAAGGGAAGTCAGCTCTAAAGGGCGTTATTATGAAAATGGCAAATGGATTGAAACTAAGCCTTTAGAAATCAAGCAAGTGTGGGCTTACCCGCAGATTGGCGAAATGGATTCGTATCTTTTATACCATGAAGAATTGGAATCGTTAGTCAAAAACGTTAAAGGCTTGAGGAGGGCGAGGTTTTTTATGACTTTCTCTCAAAATTATTTAACCCACATGAAATGCTTGGAAAATGTCGGCATGCTAGGCATTAAAGAAATAGAGCATCAAGGCGTAAAAATCGTGCCGATACAATTTTTAAAAACCTTACTCCCTGATCCAGCGTCCTTAGCTAAAGACACTACCGGCAAAACCAATATCGGGTGCTATATGACCGGCATTAAAAACAACCAAGACAAAACGCTCTACATTTACAACGTGTGCGATCACAAAAAATGCTATGAAGAAGTGGGTTCGCAAGCCATAAGCTACACCACCGGCGTGCCAGCGATGTGCGCGGCTAAAATGATTTGCAACGACACTTGGAGCGTGGATCATTTTAGGGCCGGGGTATTTAACGTAGAAGAATTAAACACCGATCCTTTCATGGAAGAATTGATCAAACAAGGCTTGCCTTATGAAGTGATTGAGCGCTAG
- the ccoG gene encoding cytochrome c oxidase accessory protein CcoG — protein sequence MLETSSHFLKSFRLKRYIGFLLISLALLITPFVRIDGAHLFLISFEHKQLHFLGKIFSAEELQVMPFMVILLFIGIFFITTSLGRVWCGWACPQTFLRVLYRDVIETKIFKLHKKISNKQESPKNTPSYKAHKVLSVLLFAPVVAGLMMLFFFYFIAPEDFFMYLKNPSDHPIAMGFWLFSTAVVLFDIVVVAERFCIYLCPYARVQSVLYDNDTLNPIYDEKRGGVLYDNQGRLFPLPPKKRSAENECVNCLHCVQVCPTHIDIRKGLQLECINCLECVDACTITMAKYNRPSLIQWSSTNAINTRQKVRLVRLKTIAYMGVIAIVIALLAITSFKKERMLLDINRNSDLYELRSSGYVDNDYVFLFHNTDNKDHEFYFKILGQKDIHIKKPLNPIAIKAGQKIKAVVILRKLLKSNATEYKNAKDALIPITIQAYSTDDKDITIERESVFIAPSED from the coding sequence ATGCTTGAAACTTCTAGCCATTTTTTAAAATCGTTCCGCTTGAAGCGTTATATAGGGTTTTTATTGATTTCTTTAGCGCTACTGATCACGCCCTTTGTTCGCATTGATGGGGCGCATTTGTTTTTGATCTCCTTTGAACATAAGCAATTGCATTTTTTAGGCAAGATCTTTAGCGCTGAAGAATTGCAAGTCATGCCTTTTATGGTTATTTTGCTTTTTATAGGGATTTTTTTCATCACCACTAGCCTTGGGCGTGTGTGGTGCGGGTGGGCTTGCCCGCAAACCTTTTTAAGGGTGCTTTATAGAGATGTGATTGAAACCAAGATTTTCAAACTCCATAAAAAGATCAGCAACAAACAAGAAAGCCCTAAAAACACCCCAAGCTACAAGGCGCATAAAGTATTGAGCGTTTTGTTGTTCGCTCCTGTTGTTGCGGGGCTAATGATGTTGTTTTTCTTTTATTTCATCGCCCCAGAAGATTTTTTTATGTATCTTAAAAACCCTAGCGATCACCCTATTGCTATGGGTTTTTGGCTTTTTAGCACGGCTGTGGTGCTATTTGATATAGTGGTGGTTGCGGAGCGTTTTTGCATTTATTTATGCCCTTACGCTAGGGTGCAATCGGTGTTGTATGACAATGACACCTTAAACCCTATTTATGATGAAAAGCGCGGCGGAGTACTTTATGACAATCAGGGCCGCCTTTTTCCCTTACCCCCCAAAAAACGCAGTGCGGAAAACGAATGCGTGAATTGTTTGCATTGCGTGCAGGTTTGCCCCACGCATATTGATATTAGGAAAGGCTTGCAATTAGAATGCATCAATTGCTTAGAATGTGTGGATGCATGCACGATTACCATGGCTAAATACAACCGCCCTTCACTCATCCAATGGTCTTCAACTAACGCCATTAATACGCGCCAAAAAGTGCGCCTAGTGCGTTTAAAAACGATCGCTTACATGGGGGTTATCGCTATTGTGATAGCCCTTTTAGCCATCACTTCGTTTAAAAAAGAACGCATGCTCTTAGACATTAACCGCAACAGCGATCTGTATGAATTGCGATCTAGTGGGTATGTGGATAACGATTACGTGTTTTTATTCCACAACACGGACAATAAAGACCATGAGTTTTATTTCAAAATTTTAGGGCAAAAAGACATCCACATCAAAAAGCCTTTAAACCCTATCGCCATTAAAGCCGGGCAAAAGATTAAAGCGGTGGTGATTTTAAGAAAACTCCTAAAAAGTAACGCCACAGAATACAAGAACGCTAAAGACGCTCTCATCCCCATTACAATACAGGCTTATAGCACGGATGATAAGGATATTACGATAGAAAGGGAATCGGTGTTTATTGCACCAAGTGAAGATTGA
- the plsY gene encoding glycerol-3-phosphate 1-O-acyltransferase PlsY: MESVLNFLTNINVIFTLLGYLIGGIPFGYALMKIFYGMDITKIGSGGIGATNVLRALQSKGVSNAKQMALLVLILDLFKGMFAVFLSKLFGLDYSLQWMVAIASILGHCYSPFLNFNGGKGVSTIMGSVVLLIPIESLIGLTVWFFVGKVLKISSLASILGVGTATVLIFFVPYMHIPDSVNILKEVGTQTPMVLIFIFTLIKHAGNIFNLLTGKEKKVL; this comes from the coding sequence ATGGAAAGCGTTTTAAATTTCCTAACCAATATCAATGTGATTTTCACCCTTTTGGGTTATTTGATTGGGGGGATTCCTTTTGGCTATGCGTTAATGAAAATCTTTTATGGCATGGATATTACTAAAATCGGATCGGGCGGTATTGGCGCGACGAATGTCTTACGCGCTTTACAAAGTAAGGGCGTGAGCAACGCTAAACAAATGGCCTTATTAGTCTTAATCTTGGATCTATTCAAAGGCATGTTCGCGGTTTTTTTAAGCAAATTGTTTGGGTTGGATTATAGTTTGCAATGGATGGTCGCTATCGCTAGCATTTTAGGGCATTGTTATTCGCCTTTTTTGAATTTCAATGGAGGCAAGGGCGTTTCTACGATCATGGGCTCTGTGGTGTTGCTCATCCCTATTGAAAGCCTCATCGGTTTAACGGTGTGGTTTTTTGTGGGTAAGGTGCTTAAAATCTCTTCACTCGCTAGCATTCTAGGGGTAGGCACAGCGACTGTTCTTATCTTTTTTGTGCCTTATATGCATATCCCAGACAGCGTCAATATCCTTAAAGAAGTCGGCACGCAAACGCCGATGGTACTTATTTTTATTTTTACCCTTATCAAGCATGCAGGCAATATTTTCAATTTATTGACCGGCAAAGAAAAGAAAGTCTTATGA
- a CDS encoding FolB domain-containing protein, with translation MKTKQGVHIHNLVFETILGILEFERLKPQKISVNVDLFYTELPNKAYLDYMEIQEIIQNTMREKQYLLIEDALKDLSQILKTRYSGISELYLKISKLEISPNSQVGASVKICYESNL, from the coding sequence ATGAAAACTAAACAAGGCGTCCATATCCATAACTTGGTGTTTGAAACGATTTTAGGGATTTTAGAGTTTGAACGCTTAAAACCCCAAAAAATAAGCGTAAATGTGGATCTTTTCTACACGGAATTACCCAATAAGGCTTATTTAGACTACATGGAAATCCAAGAAATCATTCAAAACACCATGCGAGAAAAACAATACCTTCTCATTGAAGACGCCTTGAAAGATTTGAGCCAAATTTTAAAAACACGCTATAGTGGAATCTCTGAACTTTATTTAAAAATCAGCAAGTTAGAAATTTCTCCCAATTCTCAAGTGGGAGCGAGCGTGAAAATTTGCTATGAAAGCAATCTTTAG
- a CDS encoding TonB-dependent receptor has product MLRNQFRIVFVSCIVASSLQAQENTHTLGKVTTKGERTFEYNNKMYINRKELQQRQSNQIRDIFRTRADVNVASGGLMAQKIYVRGIESRLLRVTIDGVAQNGNIFHHDANTVIDPNMIKEVEVIKGAANASAGPGAVAGKLSFTTIDANDFLRKNQTYGAKAEAGFYTNFGYRMNATAAYRGKNWDILAYYNHQNIFYYRDGNNAFRDLFHPTFDLQDPSNSDIGVGTPSEVNSVLGKVNGYINDTDTISLSYNMTRENSTRLLRPNTTSALSKANDPGSQPAPFVIDFGKELAHTINFNHNLSLKYKHDGGTSFSQPRVESTAFLGVRGGDYNPVVNPFAYNSNEPANPDYIPEVKDWCNNPDNISQCTQGAIRPSNGGYQIGYGQPGNINWQGASAISTGSNIYHGLVPKNPDYDMTPPNAQNPSANDWTLGNADAEGTLARRIFLINSGVNVKVTHPISEDYGNVFEYGMIYQNLSVFSGLDKGKNGYYKNNIDPNDPNGPGLPYRHYYTDQSSQYPQNLNAPNPLYRNMPQNSHAIGNIIGGFMQANYNILSNVIVGAGTRYDIYTLLDKNGRTHVTSGFSPSATVLYNPIESIGLKVSYAYVTKGALPGDGVLMRDPTVIYQRNLRPAIGQNVEFNVDYNSKYFNVRGAAFYQVINNFINSYGQDTSKNGGGNATAKNMSGNLPETINIYGYEVSGNVQYKNFVGTFSVARSWPTARGHLLADTYALAATTGNVFILKADYNIHKWGLTLTWLSRFVTNMFYEGYSIYYPQYGLMKIHKPGYGVHNVFINWTPTSKKWQGLRISAVFNNILNKQYVSQASVWQASADAPASDMIPKNKRMALPAPGFNARFEVSYQF; this is encoded by the coding sequence ATGCTTAGAAATCAATTTCGTATCGTGTTTGTCTCTTGTATTGTCGCTAGCAGTTTGCAAGCTCAAGAAAATACCCACACTTTGGGTAAGGTAACCACTAAGGGTGAAAGGACCTTTGAATACAACAATAAAATGTATATTAACAGGAAAGAGCTCCAACAACGCCAAAGCAACCAAATCCGTGATATTTTTAGAACTCGGGCGGATGTGAATGTGGCCAGTGGGGGCTTGATGGCGCAAAAAATCTATGTTAGGGGGATTGAGAGCCGTCTTTTAAGGGTAACGATAGATGGCGTCGCTCAAAATGGTAACATTTTCCACCATGACGCTAACACCGTAATCGATCCCAATATGATTAAAGAAGTGGAAGTGATTAAAGGAGCAGCAAACGCTTCAGCAGGTCCTGGTGCTGTTGCGGGTAAATTGTCTTTCACCACGATTGACGCTAACGACTTCTTAAGAAAGAATCAAACTTATGGGGCTAAAGCGGAAGCGGGCTTTTATACCAACTTCGGGTATCGCATGAACGCTACTGCAGCCTATCGTGGGAAGAATTGGGATATACTCGCTTATTACAACCATCAAAATATTTTTTATTACAGAGACGGGAACAACGCTTTTAGGGATCTCTTCCACCCTACTTTTGACTTGCAAGATCCGAGCAATAGCGACATTGGCGTAGGGACTCCGAGTGAAGTCAATAGCGTTTTAGGTAAAGTCAATGGCTATATCAACGACACGGATACCATCAGCTTAAGCTACAACATGACAAGGGAAAATTCCACCAGGCTTTTACGCCCTAACACCACTTCAGCCCTCTCCAAAGCCAATGACCCAGGAAGCCAGCCAGCGCCTTTTGTGATTGACTTTGGGAAAGAATTAGCCCATACGATCAACTTCAACCACAATTTGAGTCTGAAATACAAGCATGATGGAGGCACTAGTTTTAGTCAGCCGCGCGTTGAATCCACCGCCTTTTTAGGGGTAAGGGGGGGCGATTATAACCCTGTGGTGAATCCTTTCGCTTACAATTCTAATGAGCCGGCTAACCCGGATTACATCCCTGAAGTTAAAGATTGGTGTAACAACCCGGACAATATCAGCCAGTGCACGCAAGGGGCTATCAGGCCTTCTAATGGAGGCTATCAAATAGGCTATGGGCAGCCGGGCAATATCAATTGGCAAGGTGCTTCTGCAATTTCCACAGGATCTAATATTTATCATGGGCTTGTCCCTAAAAATCCTGATTATGACATGACCCCCCCTAACGCTCAAAACCCTAGCGCGAACGATTGGACTTTAGGGAATGCGGACGCTGAGGGGACTTTAGCCAGAAGGATTTTCTTAATCAACTCAGGCGTTAATGTTAAAGTAACCCACCCCATTAGCGAAGATTATGGGAACGTGTTTGAATACGGCATGATTTATCAAAACCTGAGCGTTTTTTCTGGATTGGATAAAGGCAAAAACGGCTATTATAAAAACAATATTGACCCTAACGACCCTAATGGGCCGGGCTTGCCTTACCGCCATTATTACACCGATCAAAGCTCTCAATACCCCCAAAATCTAAACGCGCCTAACCCGCTTTATCGTAACATGCCCCAAAATTCGCATGCGATCGGTAATATCATCGGAGGGTTTATGCAAGCGAACTACAATATTTTAAGCAATGTGATCGTGGGCGCGGGAACTCGTTATGATATTTACACCTTGCTAGACAAAAACGGCCGCACGCATGTAACTTCTGGCTTTTCGCCTTCTGCGACCGTGCTTTATAACCCCATTGAAAGCATTGGCTTGAAAGTGAGCTATGCGTATGTGACTAAGGGGGCTTTGCCTGGCGATGGCGTTTTGATGCGCGATCCCACGGTGATTTATCAAAGGAATTTACGCCCTGCGATCGGTCAAAATGTGGAATTCAATGTGGATTACAACAGCAAGTATTTCAATGTGCGCGGGGCAGCGTTCTATCAAGTCATCAATAATTTCATCAACAGCTACGGGCAAGACACTTCTAAAAATGGTGGGGGTAACGCGACCGCAAAAAACATGTCAGGGAATTTACCCGAAACCATTAATATTTATGGTTATGAAGTTTCAGGGAATGTGCAATATAAAAATTTCGTAGGGACTTTCTCAGTGGCTCGCTCTTGGCCGACAGCTAGGGGGCATTTATTAGCCGATACTTACGCTTTAGCTGCAACGACTGGGAATGTGTTTATCCTAAAAGCCGATTACAATATCCACAAATGGGGGCTTACTTTAACTTGGCTCTCACGCTTTGTAACCAACATGTTCTATGAAGGCTATTCTATCTACTACCCTCAATACGGCTTGATGAAAATCCATAAGCCTGGGTATGGTGTGCATAATGTCTTTATCAACTGGACCCCCACTTCTAAAAAATGGCAGGGTTTAAGGATTTCAGCTGTGTTTAACAATATCTTAAACAAGCAATATGTCAGCCAGGCTTCCGTTTGGCAAGCGAGCGCGGACGCTCCAGCAAGCGATATGATTCCTAAAAATAAACGCATGGCGCTTCCAGCTCCTGGATTTAACGCGCGTTTTGAGGTATCCTATCAGTTCTAA
- a CDS encoding aminotransferase class V-fold PLP-dependent enzyme — MANITTKETLLITPDLLKNPYQKIINASTSVFDEKHGRSFFSAQFYEKIEPYLKEVLTHPIDLECDLNTAKKKNRLTPLKQLFKACFNTEEILIVNNNTSAVFLIANALAQEKEIVVSYGELVGGDFNLKDILLNSGARLHLVGNTSRAYLRDYRLALNENSKMLFKTHNPTFKKDTPFKDLQALAKEHDLIDYYNLGDVDLLNRAALEEILALKPSLLSFSADKCFNSVQAGIIMGQKEWVEALKNHPLYRALRVGKITLTLLFCSLKAWVNHQEEIAIHALLNQTKDALLQKALKLYALLKPLELNVSIASSFSKIGNLPDKELESFCVKIQPKNTRALNGEKLYLKLFQKGVIARISCAFVCFEVFSLNEKDLERIALVLEEILNKA; from the coding sequence ATGGCTAACATCACGACTAAAGAAACGCTCCTAATAACCCCGGATCTTTTGAAAAACCCTTATCAAAAAATCATCAATGCGAGCACGAGCGTTTTTGATGAAAAGCATGGGCGATCGTTTTTTAGTGCGCAATTTTATGAAAAAATTGAACCTTATTTAAAAGAAGTTTTAACCCATCCCATTGATTTAGAATGCGATCTCAACACCGCTAAAAAAAAGAATCGCTTAACCCCTTTAAAACAGCTTTTTAAGGCGTGTTTTAACACCGAAGAAATTTTGATTGTCAATAACAACACCAGCGCGGTATTCCTCATCGCTAACGCTTTAGCGCAAGAAAAAGAAATCGTTGTTTCTTATGGCGAATTAGTGGGGGGGGATTTTAACCTTAAAGATATTTTATTAAATAGTGGGGCTAGGCTGCATTTAGTAGGGAATACTAGTCGCGCTTATTTAAGGGATTACCGCTTAGCCTTGAATGAAAACAGCAAAATGCTCTTTAAAACCCACAACCCCACTTTCAAAAAAGACACGCCCTTTAAAGATTTACAAGCTCTGGCTAAAGAGCATGATTTGATTGATTATTACAATTTAGGGGATGTGGATTTGTTAAACAGAGCGGCTTTAGAAGAAATTTTAGCCCTAAAGCCATCGCTTTTAAGCTTTAGCGCAGATAAATGCTTTAACAGCGTTCAAGCCGGTATTATTATGGGGCAAAAAGAATGGGTTGAAGCGTTAAAAAACCACCCCCTTTATAGAGCCTTGAGGGTGGGTAAAATCACGCTCACCTTGCTTTTTTGCAGCCTAAAAGCATGGGTCAATCATCAAGAAGAAATTGCAATTCATGCGTTATTGAACCAAACTAAAGACGCCTTATTGCAAAAAGCCCTCAAACTCTACGCCCTTTTAAAGCCTTTAGAATTGAACGTGAGCATAGCGTCTAGCTTTTCTAAAATAGGGAATTTACCCGACAAAGAATTAGAATCCTTTTGCGTGAAAATCCAGCCCAAAAACACCCGCGCTTTAAATGGTGAGAAACTTTATTTAAAGCTTTTTCAAAAAGGCGTTATCGCAAGGATTTCATGCGCATTTGTGTGTTTTGAAGTCTTTAGCCTGAATGAAAAAGATTTGGAAAGAATCGCTCTGGTTTTAGAAGAAATTCTTAATAAGGCTTAA